GAAGAAGATCTTAAAAGAGGAGAACCCTTCCGGGTTTTAGAGCCACTTTGCAAGATTTTAGAAGAGGAGAAGGGGCCCTTTTATCTTACCCTTGACTTAGATGTACTTGACCCTTCTATTATGCCCTCCGTTTCCAATCCCGAACCCCTCGGGATTTCATTCAAAGAACTACTTGAATCTTTAAAACTAATTAAAGGGAAACTACTTGCCATGGACATAGTCGAACTGGATCCCCTCCTCGACCCTACCCGAAGCAGTGCCATTCTCTCCGCTGAAATTCTCAGAGAATCCATCATAATTTTATCAAAATAAGATGAAGTTCCTATGCGATTCAATGCTGGGAAAGTTAGCACGGCTTCTCCGGATGTGCGGTTTTGATACAATATATATTAGAGGTGGTCTAACTCCTGAAAACATAAAAGAATTTGAAAATTCTGGCAGAATTCTCCTTACCAGAAACACAAAATTTAAAAAATACAGCGGGAAACTCACCATTTTCTTTCCCGACAATGACGACCCACTTTTACAACTGAGAATGGTTTTAGAAAAATTCAACCTTAAAG
This genomic stretch from bacterium harbors:
- a CDS encoding Mut7-C RNAse domain-containing protein yields the protein MKFLCDSMLGKLARLLRMCGFDTIYIRGGLTPENIKEFENSGRILLTRNTKFKKYSGKLTIFFPDNDDPLLQLRMVLEKFNLKDKINFLSLCMECNVPIVRIDKDQVRGKVPFYVFDTHEEFFYCPSCKRYYWEGTHVERMKEKLKGVTSWQ